The genomic DNA ttcagctgcTGAATACGCATCAGtcacacatgagcaaacatactgaaaagacacaaacacacagactttctTACCGCTCTCCgtcagcacactgacagctacaaATATGGAACTTCCCACCAGGTCATGGATGTTTATGAAggtctgtgtgatgtgttctTTCTTCAGTGTGACCGATCCTTGACCACTCACAACCTAATGTGATATAATACACAACATTCAtcttgaaatacagtcagtgaACAGATGGAGGTACTTCATAGATCCATCCGTAGATAGgaatgtgacaaaaacaactgcagactTCTGAATAACAAGAAATCCTAGACATGTTTTAAGAGAGTCTTGCAGATTTAGTAGCACTGTTGAGGTCCAAGCTGTAAATCACATACTGCATAGGACACACTGACCAATCAACTGGCAAAATGgtagaaatacagtaaaagtataaaagtaagTGCTCACCGGCACATTCTGAAGAGAACCTGGAAAGCTTTTCTTTTGACCGTCTTGTATAACCCCAAACACCACAAAGGCCTTCCCATCCACCTCTTCACCAAACAGATACCTAAAACCACcacagagggacatgtttaagTCCACAATGAAGTAAACCAGGACAATTAAAAATGACTAACAgactaaaaactacaaaacaaaaaccctcACGTACGTAGCTTTGATGTTGACGGTGAGCTCTTGACTGTCCACGTAGAAGAAGGAGCTCTGAGGCGCCAGTTTAACCTCAAAACTGGGCAGCACTGAAAAGTAAAtgagtgttattgtgtgtgcaATAAAAGGTAAACAGTAAATGACTGTTACAGTTGTTACAGTGATGATGAAGGACTTACCGTATTCTTTGACCTCAAACTCTGCAGAATAGCTCTGCTGTGGGTTGCTGTGGAACTTTGCCACCACTTTCCACAGTCCGgaactacaaacacacacatgaacacatatttCAATAATCAAGCAAATAATCTAATTATTGCTGTATTTAAAATCCAGAGAATGAAGGTAACACAGTAATCACACTTGCATGAAGTTGTTTATATCCAACACAAACTGCAGTATAAACTAGGGGTGACCCCAAATTCTCAACTATTCGATTTAATAGCAAGATCGTGATTTGACTGTCAATTACAGTTGAATCATTGTAGTAGCATTAAAATGTGGTTATGAAGCAAAGGAATATTCCATTTGGGTTATAGGGGGGTGCTGACTGTCTAGTTTTGTATAGCATTGCTGGAGAGATGAATACTTCTGGTTTCTGAGTATCCACATCTGTACTAGGTGACATCAATGGACCACCACAATATCAccataaaaaataatacagcGTAAGTACTCTACCTCATGCTCTGAGCACATTTTGCTGAACTTTTTCAGCATTATTTAGCTTCAAATCCTGACCGGCCCTGCCTCACTGACGGAATAACTGACAACTATGAatactgtgctgctgtgccTAAAAGTTCCCATTCTGAATTTGGAAGCGCAGGCAtcgttcctgctgctgtgtgatcacTACAGGTGTGTAACAATTAATATAAGTAAATTATTCCATTCCAGCACCTTAACGTTAAATTTGTCAGGGACTGCCCAGAgctcagaggcagcagcaaagCATCACTGTTTAGGCACAAGTAAATGGACCGCTTACTTGCTTGTTCTAATAgtgtaataaaatgtacattgcatgcattcatacatttcagttttataCCTCTCTAATCTATCTGTGTgcactttattgttttgttgtgttgtttattattgtttatatttttttaccGTGGGATAGTGAGAAACGTCTTTTTCAATTCCTCTGTATGTATGGTACATGTGGAGAATTGACAATAAAGCTGACTGACTTTTTTGACTTTGCTTCCCTGTTAGTCTTGTCATCATATCTGGGAGTTTTCACTGTGGGCAGGAGAACTTCTCTATTCAACACAACATGTTTGCTTAGGTGCATAATTATAGCTGCTGCTAATTTATCACACGTGGGATGTTTATCACCAGAGCGGCCAGAGCAGCTCCAAGCCTCATAGTCTCATAGTCATTTCTCTGGTTATGTTCGAAACTGCATACTAATGTACTATTTATACTCAGTATGACAAATGTTTCAACTGCATTGTATTCAAGCTTtctatgtgatttttttattgatgtatGAATGGTTTCTTAAACGACTTATTTTGAAGATTGTAGAGGCTGCTTTCAGtaattgtaaatgtttccatgcCCACAgtaatgtcactgcagcaacTATCATGGGTCAGTTAAGCAGCAAATTGTGTCactttttgctttatttatagTGGGCGTGTTTTACGTTATGTTGGGGTGAGtagtgtgaatgtgtatttttttctgtctccatatTAACTGTGTGGACTCCAAGGAAGAATAGCTGCTGCTATGCAGAAGATAATAGGGACCTTAAtgaacaaaccaacaaacaggACAGAGGAAACTCCCAGTGGGAAAAGAATGAAACTTTTAGCTCCTGACATAAATTATTTTTGGGCAGCTCAGATGGATTTATCAGGAGGAGAGCTGCTCTACTCCAAACAAGAgtggatatatgtgtgtgcgtgacctTTGGATGTGTAGAAgatcattaattaacattagatCCAGACTGAtatgatcagtgtgtgtggaaatTTAAATAATCAGTGACATTACACTGCTGTGGCTCATATGTAACTGCACACAGCGTTTCTCTTTCTGCTGAAGTTGGATCGCTGCAGGTAATTAATATTTTCCTTATCAATGACAAGTTCTCTCAGCCTCAACCCACCCACTATTATTCAGAATGTACTCATcgtcacactcacacctatgggcaatttagagtcaccaatttaactgcatgtctttggactgtggaggAATTCAGAGTGCCCGGAGAGAATCCACATGAGCCCGGGGGAACACACAGACTCCAAGCAGAAATGCCCCGGGTTCAATTCGATCCTGTTGTGAGGCAACAGTTCTAACCACCACACAATCTTAGTGTCTTGAGTTCACCACTACaagcacatttcaaaaatgcTGGTCAACATTTAAGTAGATTTGAGCTTTCATTTGTCAGAGGGGATGTAGTGCAAAAAAAGGTAAGATACTTACTGTAATTGTCAGTGTGCCGATTTTTGTTCCTGTATTGATGGTAAGCCTCGCCATGCCGTTGGCTGCGGTCAAGCCATGCACTTGGCCTGGATCGACCACAACTGGAACACCCTCTGCCGGAGTGTCATCAGGATTCACAACCTCAACCTGCCATCAGAGTCACAAACAGTTGACGGAAACAGAAAACTACAAACAGTTTTACTGAAACACATCTGATTAAGGTCAAATTAATTCAATTAGATTCATTTTTTCTGCAAACTGCACTAGCTGTGCACTAGATATTATGTCTTAGATAGTATAAAGTGATCCAAATTGTTgggtttctctttttctctgaaatctCAACTGTTAAAATCTACCTTTGCATTataatgaaaatacagtaaaacattgcaatgataaataataagaaGCATTACACAGCATATGACTTATATTTCAAGAGTGACTGTATTTCGTTagtgaaatgttttctgagAAGGATCTTTTCAGCCATACTCTTTCTGTCAGTTTGAGTAAATGGAAGTAAGTAACTTACCGCAACATCGAAGGACATTCCTGGTTTGTAATATTTTGGGGTTCTCTTGAAGGTGATGGTGTAAGGTGATGTGACGATCTGGATACctttcagctctgcctccaccaTTTCACTGCCTGCGAGttgatgcagaaacacacacacatttgcacacaaactGATCACAAGATTACGTCTGTTCAGTTTCTTCTGATACAGATAATTATATCCTGATATCTTCGTTTCCTTGTTTTTACTCTCATTTTTGGAAGTTTTTATAATACTGAGAgttgctttttctctttcagctgcTGAATACGCATCAGtcacacatgagcaaacatagtgaaaagacacaaacacacagactttctTACCGCTCTCCgtcagcacactgacagctacaaATATGGAACTTCCCACCAGGTCATGGATGTTTATGAAggtctgtgtgatgtgttctTTCTTCAGTGTGACCGATCCTTGACCACTCACAACCTAATGTGATATAATACACAACATTCAtcttgaaatacagtcagtgaACAGATGGAGGTACTTCATAGATCCATCCGTAGATAGgaatgtgacaaaaacaactgcagactTCTGAATAACAAGAAATCCTAGACATGTTTTAAGAGAGTCTTGCAGATTTAGTAGCACTGTTGAGGTCCAAGCTGTAAATCACATACTGCATAGGACACACTGACCAATCAACTGGCAAAATGgtagaaatacagtaaaagtataaaagtaagTGCTCACCGGCACATTCTGAAGAGAACCTGGAAAGCTTTTCTTTTGACCGTCTCTATTCAACACAACATGTTTGCTTAGGTGCATAATTATAGCTGCTGCTAATTTATCACACGTGGGATGTTTATCACCAGAGCGGCCAGAGCAGCTCCAAGCCTCATAGTCTCATAGTCATTTCTCTGGTTATGTTCGAAACTGCATACTAATGTACTATTTATACTCAGTATGACAAATGTTTCAACTGCATTGTATTCAAGCTTtctatgtgatttttttattgatgtatGAATGGTTTCTTAAACGACTTATTTTGAAGATTGTAGAGGCTGCTTTCAGtaattgtaaatgtttccatgcCCACAgtaatgtcactgcagcaacTATCATGGGTCAGTTAAGCAGCAAATTGTGTCactttttgctttatttatagTGGGCGTGTTTTACGTTATGTTGGGGTGAGtagtgtgaatgtgtatttttttctgtctccatatTAACTGTGTGGACTCCAAGGAAGAATAGCTGCTGCTATGCAGAAGATAATAGGGACCTTAAtgaacaaaccaacaaacaggACAGAGGAAACTCCCAGTGGGAAAAGAATGAAACTTTTAGCTCCTGACATAAATTATTTTTGGGCAGCTCAGATGGATTTATCAGGAGGAGAGCTGCTCTACTCCAAACAAGAgtggatatatgtgtgtgcgtgacctTTGGATGTGTAGAAgatcattaattaacattagatCCAGACTGAtatgatcagtgtgtgtggaaatTTAAATAATCAGTGACATTACACTGCTGTGGCTCATATGTAACTGCACACAGCGTTTCTCTTTCTGCTGAAGTTGGATCGCTGCAGGTAATTAATATTTTCCTTATCAATGACAAGTTCTCTCAGCCTCAACCCACCCACTATTATTCAGAATGTACTCATGACCCGACCCATCCGATTTGCAGATGCGTTCCCCGCAAGTGAATGTAAAACATGACCCACTCAGGAcccaaaatttcaaccctagaccattacaagacttttttccttttgtgagtttttcaaaaaaaaatttgttatggtgaaaatcaaggtcaatgaagttaccatatatggtttcttgccggtctgtcatgtagcctgattgttgctgattggcttggagacatcttgtagttctactgcctcatggtgaggaaaggggcggcattttgaactcccacttaagttaccagGCAGTTATTTAGCAGGCAGTATGCAGTCCATACTATCTGAGTAGGTAGTAGGCTGTAAACCCTCATGTGATTTTGAAGTTTTTCAAACACTAAAttagcatccatccatccatccatccattgtctataccgcttatccgtcaggctcgcgggggagctggagcctatcccagctgactttgggcgagaggcggggtacaccctgaactggtcgccagccaatcgcagggccacatacagacaaacagacagacaaccactcactctcacactcacacctacgggcaatttagagttaccaattaacctaatgtgcatgtctttggattgtgggaggaaccacagcaccaccatgctgcccactaaattagcaatatggaaaaaattatataaaacttaatgtgttaaaataaacTTTGCTAAGATTGGTTGTTTAATGATTAATGTTTTGAATGTAAGCAACAAAATGTATGGAAATACAATTTGGAAAAATTAGGATAAATTACTCACCTGACAATTTCTGGAAGTTGGTAATCTCCGGAGT from Pempheris klunzingeri isolate RE-2024b chromosome 3, fPemKlu1.hap1, whole genome shotgun sequence includes the following:
- the LOC139198784 gene encoding complement C3-like, which encodes MHLSKHVVLNRDGQKKSFPGSLQNVPVVSGQGSVTLKKEHITQTFINIHDLVGSSIFVAVSVLTESGSEMVEAELKGIQIVTSPYTITFKRTPKYYKPGMSFDVAVEVVNPDDTPAEGVPVVVDPGQVHGLTAANGMARLTINTGTKIGTLTITW